One Halichoerus grypus chromosome 1, mHalGry1.hap1.1, whole genome shotgun sequence genomic region harbors:
- the LOC118541481 gene encoding keratin-associated protein 13-1-like — protein MSYSCCSGNFSSRSLGGYLRYPGSSCGSYPSNLVYRTDLCSPSTYQLGSSLSSGCQETCCEPTSCQTSRVVSSPCQMSCYRQRTSTLCSPCWTAYPGSMGIGSRSCCSLGYGSRSCYSLGCGSQGFGPLGFRFYGFPSLSYGSRFCHPSYFTSRSYQSLCYRPPCGSGFYRATC, from the coding sequence ATGTCCTACAGCTGCTGCTCTGGAAACTTCTCCTCCCGCTCCCTTGGGGGCTACCTGCGCTACCCAGGCTCCTCCTGCGGCTCTTACCCCAGCAACCTGGTCTACCGCACTGACCTCTGCTCTCCCAGCACCTACCAGCTGGGCTCCTCCCTCTCCAGTGGCTGTCAGGAGACCTGCTGTGAGCCCACCAGCTGCCAGACATCCCGTGTGGTGTCCAGCCCCTGCCAGATGTCCTGCTACCGCCAGAGGACCTCCACGCTCTGCAGTCCCTGCTGGACTGCTTACCCTGGGTCTATGGGCATTGGGTCCCGCAGCTGTTGCTCCCTGGGCTATGGATCCAGAAGCTGCTACTCACTGGGCTGTGGATCCCAGGGCTTCGGACCCTTGGGTTTTAGATTCTATGGTTTTCCTTCTCTGAGCTATGGATCTAGATTCTGCCACCCATCCTACTTCACCTCTAGGAGCTACCAGTCATTGTGTTACAGACCACCCTGTGGATCTGGCTTCTATAGAGCAACTTGTTGA
- the KRTAP15-1 gene encoding keratin-associated protein 15-1 has product MHYNRRPGNFSSCSLGGYLGYPGSPYDSFYPSNEIYSPSTYQLGSSVFDGYQETCYEPTSCGTSSAGARPYQTSCFHPKNSFFFSPCQTNYMGSLGFGNIGLGPFGYGSTGFQSLGCGSSFSRPTYFSSRSCQSTCYQPAFSSRFFRSTC; this is encoded by the coding sequence ATGCATTACAATCGCCGCCCTGGAAacttctcctcctgctctcttGGAGGTTACCTGGGGTACCCAGGTTCCCCCTATGATTCTTTCTACCCCAGCAATGAAATCTACTCTCCCAGCACCTACCAGCTGGGTTCCTCTGTCTTTGATGGCTATCAGGAGACCTGCTATGAACCCACCAGCTGCGGGACATCCAGTGCTGGGGCCAGACCCTACCAGACATCCTGCTTCCACCCAAAGAATTCCTTCTTCTTCAGTCCCTGCCAAACAAATTACATGGGGTCTCTGGGATTTGGAAATATTGGCCTTGGGCCTTTTGGTTATGGAAGCACTGGTTTCCAATCTCTGGGCTGTGGGTCCAGCTTCAGTCGTCCAACTTACTTTTCTTCTAGGAGCTGCCAGTCAACTTGTTACCAACCAGCCTTTAGCTCTCGCTTTTTTAGATCAACTTGCTGA
- the LOC118541482 gene encoding keratin-associated protein 14-like, whose amino-acid sequence MSYNCCSGNFPSQSLGQHLRYPGSFCGSSYPSNLFCSTNLRSPSTCQLGSSLSSGCQETCCEPTSCPTSYPVSKPCQMSCYPLRTSTLFSPCQTNYTGSLGFGSNGFQSSGCGSPSLGFGLGAFQSVGYGPSAFSSLGCRSSFYRPLHSSRSCQSAFYQPTCGSGFY is encoded by the coding sequence ATGTCCTACAACTGCTGCTCTGGAAACTTCCCCTCCCAGTCCCTTGGGCAACACCTGCGCTACCCAGGATCCTTCTGTGGCTCATCCTACCCCAGCAACCTCTTCTGCAGCACCAACCTCCGCTCTCCCAGCACCTGTCAGCTGGGCTCCTCCCTCTCCAGTGGCTGTCAGGAGACCTGCTGTGAGCCCACCAGCTGCCCGACGTCCTACCCGGTGTCCAAACCCTGCCAGATGTCCTGCTACCCGTTGAGGACCTCCACGCTCTTCAGTCCCTGCCAGACGAATTACACCGGGTCTCTGGGCTTTGGCTCCAACGGCTTTCAATCTTCGGGTTGTGGctctccctctctgggctttggATTGGGTGCTTTCCAATCAGTGGGCTATGGTCCCAGTGCTTTTTCATCCCTGGGGTGTAGATCCAGCTTTTACCGTCCACTCCACTCTTCTAGAAGCTGCCAGTCTGCTTTCTACCAACCAACTTGTGGATCTGGCTTCTACTAA